The nucleotide window ACGTTCCGACAGAACGTTGCATCGATCGGCAGGCGTGACCCCCGTTCGAACGCTGCGTCCCCAGAGAGGTGTCGCACCTCGACGGTCGACTCGCCAACGTCGGCCACGAACCCGACATCCAGTCCCAATCGCTCGCGACCGATATCGAGCAATCGTTCGATGGTCTCCTCGAAGGGCTGATGAAGATCCGTCACGGCCTCGTTGACCGCCCGAAGCGCCTCCTCGTTCCGTTCGATTTCGGTTTCTCGATCGACGACGCTACTCACGTCCTGAATCGCGCCCCGGACGTGCGTGACGGTCCCGTCAGATTCGACCGGTTCACCCACGGTCCGAACCCATCGATCGGTCTCCTCGCTCTCGATGCGGGCCTGCAGGTCGAAGCCGACTCCCTGCTCGGTCGCCCACTCCAGCGCCCGTTCGATCCGGTGGCGATCCGCAGTGTGAAACGTATCGAGCGCTTCCTCGAAAGACGGATTTTCGTCGTCCGTGCGTCCGTGCAGTCGGTACTTCTGGTCGGTCCAGTGAACGCGCCGGTCGCTCACGTCGTACTCCCAGGCCCCCACGTCGAGCAGTCGGTGAGACAGCTCGTAGAGATCCGTCCGCCGACCCGGTCCGGGCGGTCCGTCGGGACCGTCCGATCGATCGCGCGCTCGATCGAGACAGCGGTCCAGCCGGTGGGCGAACAGGTCATCGCGATCCGGATCGGTCCAGTCGAGTACCGCCGTCGCCCCCGCATCGATGGCCGCACTGGCCCCACCGTCGTGGACGATGGCGAGAACCGGAACAGCGCCGACCGAATCGATCGTCGAACAGTGGTCGTCTGCGGGGCAGTCCACGACAGCAGCGTCGACCCGCTCGGCGGACAGCCCCGTCTCCGGATCCGCGCCCGTCTCGACAATCGTGGCTGTGGACTCGACGAGGTCGGAGATTTCGCCCGCCCGAGACGAATCGGGGCTGAGCACAGCGACACGACCCCGAGGGCGGGGTTCTTTCGGCGGTCGTTCGGGAGACACACCGGACCCAAACGATGCCGGACGGTTAACAGTTACCTATTTTTCAAGTATTTCTGATATTCAGGTCATTCGCCAGTCACGTCGGCCAACCCATCGATCGGCCGATCGGGCGTCAACTCGTCGAGTTCCGGTGGTGCGCCGAGTTGAGCGTCGAAGTCCTCCGGATCGCGGAGTTTGGTCCGCCCTCGATGGACCGCGATCTCGTCGTTCAGATGGAGTTTGATCGCTTCGAGCAACGCTTCGGCCTCCAGGGGTTGGCCACGACGTTCGAGGTCTTCGACCTCGGCATCGGGCGGCACGTTGAACGCGCGCTGGCAGATGATCGGGCCCTGATCGAGATCGGTCGTCACGTAGTGGGCCGTCACGCCCGCGATCCGGACGCCGTCCTCGATGGCCTGCAGATACGCACTCGCGCCCGGGAAGGAAGGCAACAGCGACGGGTGGACGTTGATGATCCGAGACTCGTACCGGAAGACGACTTCCGGCGAGAGGATGCGCATGTAGCGTGCGAGGACGATCAGGTCCACGTCGTACTCTGCGAGGAGGTCGAGGATCTCGCTCTCGTCGGGCGTGCCTTTCTCGTCGCCCACGTCGTGAAAGGGCACGTCGTACTGGTCGGCGAGTCCTTCGAGATCGCTGTGATTGCCGATGACCACCTCGACGTCCGCGCCCAACTCCCCGTCGGCCCAGGCGTCGAAGATGGCCTCCAGACAGTGCGATTCTTTCGTGACGAGCACGGCGATGCGCTGGGTCTCCCGTTCTTCGGGGAAGCGAACGGTGATGTCGACACCCAAATCGTCGGCCAACGCCTGGATGTCCTCCCGGAGCGTGGCCTCCGTACAGACCATCTCCCGGGTGTCGACCAGCATCGTCATCCGGAACAGTCCCTCACGGACGGCCTGGTCGAGGTCCTCGATGTTGGCCCCGCGCTCAAAGAGTAGCGAGGTCACCTCAGCGATCAGTCCGGTGTCGTCGTCACCGACCACCGTGATTTCGGTGAACTGGTCGGTCACGATTGGGCCCCCACGCGTCGGTACATGCCACCGAGTTGTGGGTAACCGGCACAAAGGGTTTCGCTTTCGGGTGGCCCCGATCGTGGGTGGGCCAACCGACGTCCGCTCTCGATCGGGTCTCGATCAGTACGACTGGACGTCGAGGCCCTCGACGCGGTCGAAGTGATCGACGTTTCGGGTCAGCACTGGTTCGTCTTCAGCCATGGCTGTGGCGGCAATGAGACAGTCTTCGCGATCGATTCGCTCGCCGCGATTCACGAGCTGGCCGGACAATTTTCCGGCCTTCCGCGCGATGGCCTGATCGGCGTCGACCACGTGTTTCGAATCGAGAACGTCGAGAATCCGCTGTTCGGAGCCATTCGCCGTCGAGCGGACGACGCCCTCGTACAGTTCGAGCACCGTGATCGCGGCGACCTTCTGTGGGCGTGACTCGGCTTCGATCAGCTCCAGTCGGCGGAGGGCGTCTTCGTCACCACGGAGCACGTCGACGACGAAGGATGTATCCTGGATCATTCGAACTCCTCGGCGAGTCGGTCGCGTCGCTCGCGCGATTGCGCTCGACCCTCCTCGATTGTGTCTTCGATGTCGGTCGCCTCCTCCTCGGAGAGGATTCCGGCGACCTCGGTCCAGGATCGCTCGCCCGCGAGTCGCTTGACCGTGTCGCTGAAACTCTCGCCCGCTTTCTTCTGAGCCTTGAGTCGCTCGTAGGCTTCCTCGTCGAGCGAGATGGTCTTGGTCGCCATCGTAATACACAGTACTGTATGCACAGGTATAAATGTCGAGGACCGATCGGAGGGCGGTGGAGTACTCTGAGCGCCGCCGACTCCAGCGTCAGTCACGCCCGAGAACCGCCCGGAACCGCTCGCCTGCGGGGTCGTCGCGCTCGATGGCGTCGAGAATCGGGTCGCTCAACCACTCCGAATCGACGTATCGATCGTGGACCGGGAGCCGCTCGTCGAGCGAGACGCCCCCGGCGTCGGCGATGGCCCGAAGTCGGTCGACCGCCGGCCACGCGTGGTCGGGGTTGACGTGGTCGTCGGTGACCGGCGAGACGCCGCCGAGGTCGTCGATCCCACAGTCGAGCAGTTCTTCGGCCGGGAGCAGATTCGGCGGGACCTGCACGCTCACGTCCTCCGACAGCGCGACACGCGCCATCGCGACGACGCGGCGCATGGTCTCGCTATTTGGCGTCGCACCCGACCAGCGGTCGTTCTCCCGCACGGGTTGGACGATCACTTCTTGAATGTGGCCGTGGCGGTCGTGCATGGCGGCGATGGCGGCAAGCGATCGCGCTCGATCGCGCCAGTCCTCACCGATGCCCACCAAAATGCCAGTCGTGAACGGAACCCCCATCTCGCCCGCGAGATCGATCGTGCCGAGGCGACGTGCGGGGACCTTCCCGCGCGGACCGTCGTGAGCGCGGATTCGGGCGGTCGTTTCGAGCATGACGCCCATCGAGGCGTTCAGATCGGCGACCGCCGCGAGTTCCGCACGGGTCTGATCGCCGGGGTTCGCGTGCGGGAGCAAGCCCTCGTCGAGGGCGATTGCACAGGCCCGCCGGAGGTAGTCGTGGATCGTCTCGTACCCCCAGGAGTCGAGCGTGGCGTGGAGGTCCCCATACCGCTCGTCGGGATCGTCACCGAACGTGAACAGCGCCTCCGTACAGCCAGCCTCGGCCCCCTGCCGGCAGATCTCGCGAATGTCCGATTCGTCGAGCAGCGTCGCCTGGCCCGGCGGGTCGTAGAACGTACAGTACGTACAGGTGTACCGACACGCCGTCGTCAGCGGGACGAACACGTTGCGCGCGAAGGTGAGCCGATCCGCCGGGGCGACGTCGTCGGGACTGACCGCACAGAGCGCGTCGACGGTCCGATCGTCGACCAGTCGCTCGGGATCGATGCGTGGACCCGGACGCGTCGCTGGCATGGATCGTCGTTCGCCCGAACGGGCGAAAAGCTGTCCGTCCCGGCCCGACCTGTCGCGATCGCGGTCAGTCCTCGACGATCGGTTCGAAGCGATCGTCCGTCTCCCTTTCAGCGTCGGTCTCCGCCGTCGTCTCGTCGCCAGTGTCGCTCACTCCGGTCCCACGGGCATCGCCGTCTCGCCAGGTGCCGCGGCTGAACCAGCCCAGTGCGATCACCGCGCCGACGACGTTCGAGACGACGAACGCGATCCAGATGCCCGTCTCTTCGAGCGGCGTCATCGCGAGGACGGCCGCGACCGGGAGGCGCACCCCGGCGAGGACGCCCACCGCGATGATCGCCGCGATCACGGTCTTGCCCGCGCCACGGAACCCACCGCCAAAGGCTCGCATGATCCCGATACAGCCGAAAGAGAGCGCAGTCACGCGCAGGAAATCCGTCCCGACGTCGACGACGGCGGGGTCGTCGGTGAACACCGCGACGATCGGGCGGGGGACCAGAAAGATCGCAACACCGACCGCCGAGAGCACGGCAAAGAGCCCACCCGCCGCGAGGTAGTTCGCCCGGGCCGCCCGATCTGGCTGCCCCGCACCGATGTTCTGGCCCGTCATCGTCTCGACGCCACGGGCGACCGCGACCGCAGGCAGGAAGATGACCGAGAACACCCGCGTGCCGATCCCGTATCCCGCGACGACTTCCGTCGAGAACAGGCCGACGACCACGAGCAAGAGGTTGACCGAGACCGCTCGGCCGGTGCCCTCGATCGACGCCGGAATCCCGAGACGGAGGATCGTCCGGAGATAGGACAGATCGGGGATCATGTCGCGCGCCCGGATGCGGACGCCACGCCACCCCGAGGCCATGATCGCGATGCCGACGAGCATCGCGAGACTCCGCGAGAACACCGTCGCCACCGCCGCGCCCTGGATGCCCATCTCGGGGAACGCGACCGTCCCCACGAGCGGGGCGGCCTCCACGAGCGTCCAGCCGTTGATGAGAAACGGGTCGAGCGCGACGTTGAGCACGACCGTCCCGAACATCACGATCATCGGTGTGATCGTGTCGCCGACCCCGCGCATCAGGGAGATGAACACGAAGAAGCCGAACATGAACGGCAGGCCGAGCGCGATCACCTGCATGTACGCGGTCGCGCCAGGCAAGACCGTGGGCGACGCACCGAGGAGATCGAGGTAGGGTCCGACGAACGGATAGCCGACCAGTCCGACGACCGCAGAGACGCCGATCGCGAAGGTCACCGTCTGAGACGCGGCGTACTCGGCCTCGCGTGGCTCGTCGGCCCCGGTATGCTGGGCGACCAGGATCGATCCCGCGACGGCCAGGCCCATCCCCAGCGAGATGAGCAAAAACACCATCGGAAACGCAAACGAGATCGCCGCGAGTGCCTCCGTGGAGTACTGGCCGAGCCAGTAGGTGTCCGCGAGGTTGTACGCCGTCTGGAGCAGGTTCGTCACGACGATCGGTGCCGACAGCACGACCAGCGGTTTGAGAATGCCGCCCTCGGTGAGATCGACCTGCCCGAACGTCGACTGACTCATCGATCGCCCCCGGGCGTCCAGTCGAGTCGATCCGCGAGATCGACCTCGATCGTCGCTCGCGTCGTCGCGGGATCCTCGTCGAGTGCGACCGCGCGAACGAGTGCGCCGTCGATCGCCGTTACGACGCTCCGCGCGACGGTATCGGGGTCGGCCGCCGCGAACTCCCCGGCGTCGACCCCCTCCCGAACGGCCCCGGCGACCGCCTCGTGAAGGCGGTCGTCGAGGGCGCGAAATCGCCGTCGATAGTCGGGTTCGTAGGGGGCCCGCGCCTTGAGTTCGACCAGTGCCGTGCCGAACCCACCGTCCGGGCCGCCCGCCGGGTCGAAGACGGCGTCCAGAACGCCCTCCAGACGGCGCTCGGGCGGCGCGTCGGCGTCGGGAAGCCTGGCTTCGAAACGGTCGATTCGATCGTCGAGAAACGCGGCCAGCAGTGCGGCTTTCGTGTCGTAGTGGTAGTGGATCGCCGCCGAGGACACCGCGGCCTCGTCGGCGATATCCTCGACCGTGAGATCCGCGAGGCCGTGCTCACAGAGAGCCCGGCAGGTCGCCTTCATGATCTCGTCGTCCGGGTCGTCCATATCGAACTTACTGACTGGTCAGTCAAAAGCCCGGCGCGAGAGGCCGTCTCGTGACAGTCGACCCCACGCACACTCAGTCAGGAACGCTCGACGGTGACGCGTCCGCCGTCGGCGCGGAGGGTGACGCCGTGAGTGCGGAGCCACTCGTGGACCCGACCGCTGCCGTGCAGCAGGACTTCCACCAGATCGCTCGGTTCGTCGATATCGGTCGCGAGACGCATCGAATCGACCGTCGTAGTGGACGCGCCGACCGCCCGAGCGGCCGCGCGGTGGTCCCGGCAGGAGACACCGTGGTAGTCGACCCGAACGTCCGGTTCTCGCACGAGCAGCGCGTTCGTCCCACCGCCGCGTCCGGGGGCGACCACCACGTCGCCCGACGTCGCGCGGAAGCGATCGAGTGCGTTGGGCGTGAGAATCCCGAGATCGGCCATCACGATCGCACACGGGCGTTCCCAGTCGTCGAGGACGCTATTTACCGCCGCCGACAGCGAGCGGTCGTCGACGCGGACGGTCGCGTCCGACCGATCGACCGGTGCGGTCGCGAGCACCGTCGGCTCGAAGCCCGCCGCGTGGAGCGCCTCGACGACGTGATCGAGCATGACGTCCGCAAACGCGCGGCGCTCGTCGGCGTCGAACAGCACGGACAAACGGGTTTTCGGGTCGCGAGCGTCGAACGGAACGATTGCGCGCATCCGCTAGCCGAGACGGTCGTAGTCGTCTTGCTGGGAGCGCCAGTAGTAGATGCCGCCCACGAGTGCGAAGATCACGAGGAGCGCGACGACCCCGATCGCGACGTTGCGCATCATCTGGCCCTGTTGGGCCCCGCTCCGTGCGCTGTCCGCCAGGCTCTGGGCGTTCTCGAAGTTCGCGTTCTCGAACGACGAGACCGCACCCTGGAAGTCGCTGCCAGCGGCGCCGGCATCGGCGGCAGCGTCGATCGCGTCGCGCGCATCCGAACTCTCGGCGGTGTAGTGGTGGATCTCGTCGGCGTACAGTTCGTTCTCGTTCTGGCCGGTGACCGAGGTCAACTCGATCGCGGTGAACGTCTGGGCCGGATCGTAGCTGTACTCCTCGACCGCGGGAACGGTCCCGGTGATCGAGACGATCACGCGCTCGTAGTTCTGATCGCCCGCGATCTCGGCCTCGAAGGACTGACTCCCCTCGACGAACGAGGTGTCACTCTCGCCGCTGGGTTTGACCATCTCGATGTCCCAGCCGGTGACGTTTTCGAGTTCGGTCGTCCCGTTGAGCGTCCAGCTGGTCGAATCGGAGTACAGCTCCGTGATCTCGTATTCGATCGTGACTTCAGTCCCGACTTCGGCCTCGTCGGGGCCCTGTGACTCTTCGATGGTGACCGCCGCGGCGGTTCCGACCGCGGACAGCGCGACGATCACGACCGCCAGCAGGGCGAGCCCTTCAGAACAACGGATCGAGTTCATCATCGTCGTCTTCCACCAGTTGTTCCAAGTGCTCTTCGCTTTCGGCCCGGATCTCGTCGATGTTGTCCTGGGCCTCGATCGCCACCTGCTGGAGTTCCTTGATCCGCGGAACGTTGTGAACGCCGCTCAGCAGGATGACCGACGCGACGAATCCCGAGTCCGAGACGGGGTAGTCGCCACCGCGGACCTCCATCGATCCGGTCTGCTCTTCGAGCCATTTGCGCCCGCGCTCGATCCCCTTCCGATTGAGGTGCCTGGGTGGGCCAGAGAGGACGAGCAGCGCACGCTCGGCCCCGGTGATCTCACAGGGCAGCGTCAACCGACCGAGCGCGGCCTTCCGGACGAGCGACGTGATGCGATTCGTCGTGTTCGCCGAATCCATGCTGTCCTCGCCCTCGCCGGTGATCTTCGAGAGCAGGCCGTTGGAACTCTGAGCCTCGACTTCCTCGGCGGCGTAGCCGACCGTCGAGACGCCACCGCTCGCGAGGGTGTTGATGATCTCACTGCTGTCGACGACGCTCTCTGCGACTTCACCGTGAGATTCCACCTCGCCCGCACCGAACAGGATGCCGAAGCGTGTCACGATCTCGTCGTTGATCTGTTCGTAGCCCGATTCGACGGACTCGCCAGTCTTGCGCCAGGCGTCGTTGTCGAACACGAGGAGGTTGTCGACCTCACGGACGAACGTCTGGAACGATCGGGCGGCGTTGAGAGTGTAGATCCCACCTTCGTCGCTGCCCGGGAGCACGCCGAGTCCGTAGACGGGTTCGGTGTAGATCCGCTTGAGGTGTTTCGCCAGCACGGGCGACCCACCCGATCCCGTCCCGCCGCCGAGACCGGCGACGATCATGAACGCGTCGACCTCGTGGACCGGAATGTTGTCGACCGCGCCCTGGATCTCGTCGATGTCCTCCTCAGCGATCTCCGCGCCGAGTTCGTTGTCCGCGCCGACGCCGTGCCCCTTTACGCGGGCCTGCCCGATGAGGACGCGATTCTCCTCGGGAACGCGTTCTAACCCCATCAGGTCGGCTTTGGCCGTGTTGACCGCGACGGCCGAGCGGACGATGTTGCTCCCAGTTCGCTCGTCGTATTCGAGGAACTTGTCGACGATCTTCCCGCCGGCCTGGCCGAAGCCGATCATCGCCAGTTTCATGCTAGATGCTCACGTTCCAAGACACAAGTATTCAGCGCATAAATTTTGTGTCCCTCCTCTCAGACCTGAAAACTGGGATCGGTCACCGTCCTGCGGTGGTCTCGCGACGAATAGACGAGCGTCTGGGGATGCCGTACGTGAGTGGCCGTCGAATTCCCGCCGCCTCAGTCGGGCAATCGATCACGGATCGCCGCCAGATCCGGCGGACTGGCGTGTTCTGCGACCCGGTATCCGGCGAGCCCGACGAGCATGAAGGTGGCCCACGCTGCGGGCTGGAGGACGGGCGCGAACTGATAGAGGGTCTCCGCCCCCAGGTATCCCCCGTCTGGCTGGGTCGTCAGCTCCACGACGTACCGGTGGATGTGAACGAAAAACACCGAGAGCACGGGAATCCAGGCGACCCCGTCGGGGCGATCGAGTTCGTTCGCGAGCAGCACGATCGCCGGAACGATCAGGACGATGAGGTCCTGACTCTCCGATTTCGGGGCCAACAACGGGATCGCCGCGACGCCGAGTGCGAACGTGGCGTGCCGCGCGCTGACGGCATCGGCGTCGCGAGCCGCGAGCGTCAGCCCGATCACCGAGAGGATACCCAGGATCTTGACGTGGAGGGCGTACCCACCGAGCAGATACATCGGAGCGTAGGCCGCCGAGGCGTCCCAGGCGTACGGCGGCATGCCCTCGCCCCATCCCTTCCCCCACGTGATCACGTCGAGATACTGGAGGTTCTGATCGATGCCGAACAGAGTCAGCGACAGCAGACCCAGGGCCACGCCGGCCGTCATCGCCCCTGCGAAGCGCTCCCGATCGCGGAG belongs to Halococcoides cellulosivorans and includes:
- a CDS encoding formyltetrahydrofolate deformylase, which gives rise to MTDQFTEITVVGDDDTGLIAEVTSLLFERGANIEDLDQAVREGLFRMTMLVDTREMVCTEATLREDIQALADDLGVDITVRFPEERETQRIAVLVTKESHCLEAIFDAWADGELGADVEVVIGNHSDLEGLADQYDVPFHDVGDEKGTPDESEILDLLAEYDVDLIVLARYMRILSPEVVFRYESRIINVHPSLLPSFPGASAYLQAIEDGVRIAGVTAHYVTTDLDQGPIICQRAFNVPPDAEVEDLERRGQPLEAEALLEAIKLHLNDEIAVHRGRTKLRDPEDFDAQLGAPPELDELTPDRPIDGLADVTGE
- a CDS encoding type II toxin-antitoxin system VapC family toxin produces the protein MIQDTSFVVDVLRGDEDALRRLELIEAESRPQKVAAITVLELYEGVVRSTANGSEQRILDVLDSKHVVDADQAIARKAGKLSGQLVNRGERIDREDCLIAATAMAEDEPVLTRNVDHFDRVEGLDVQSY
- a CDS encoding antitoxin VapB family protein, producing MATKTISLDEEAYERLKAQKKAGESFSDTVKRLAGERSWTEVAGILSEEEATDIEDTIEEGRAQSRERRDRLAEEFE
- the cofG gene encoding 7,8-didemethyl-8-hydroxy-5-deazariboflavin synthase subunit CofG translates to MPATRPGPRIDPERLVDDRTVDALCAVSPDDVAPADRLTFARNVFVPLTTACRYTCTYCTFYDPPGQATLLDESDIREICRQGAEAGCTEALFTFGDDPDERYGDLHATLDSWGYETIHDYLRRACAIALDEGLLPHANPGDQTRAELAAVADLNASMGVMLETTARIRAHDGPRGKVPARRLGTIDLAGEMGVPFTTGILVGIGEDWRDRARSLAAIAAMHDRHGHIQEVIVQPVRENDRWSGATPNSETMRRVVAMARVALSEDVSVQVPPNLLPAEELLDCGIDDLGGVSPVTDDHVNPDHAWPAVDRLRAIADAGGVSLDERLPVHDRYVDSEWLSDPILDAIERDDPAGERFRAVLGRD
- a CDS encoding MATE family efflux transporter; this translates as MSQSTFGQVDLTEGGILKPLVVLSAPIVVTNLLQTAYNLADTYWLGQYSTEALAAISFAFPMVFLLISLGMGLAVAGSILVAQHTGADEPREAEYAASQTVTFAIGVSAVVGLVGYPFVGPYLDLLGASPTVLPGATAYMQVIALGLPFMFGFFVFISLMRGVGDTITPMIVMFGTVVLNVALDPFLINGWTLVEAAPLVGTVAFPEMGIQGAAVATVFSRSLAMLVGIAIMASGWRGVRIRARDMIPDLSYLRTILRLGIPASIEGTGRAVSVNLLLVVVGLFSTEVVAGYGIGTRVFSVIFLPAVAVARGVETMTGQNIGAGQPDRAARANYLAAGGLFAVLSAVGVAIFLVPRPIVAVFTDDPAVVDVGTDFLRVTALSFGCIGIMRAFGGGFRGAGKTVIAAIIAVGVLAGVRLPVAAVLAMTPLEETGIWIAFVVSNVVGAVIALGWFSRGTWRDGDARGTGVSDTGDETTAETDAERETDDRFEPIVED
- a CDS encoding TetR/AcrR family transcriptional regulator, yielding MDDPDDEIMKATCRALCEHGLADLTVEDIADEAAVSSAAIHYHYDTKAALLAAFLDDRIDRFEARLPDADAPPERRLEGVLDAVFDPAGGPDGGFGTALVELKARAPYEPDYRRRFRALDDRLHEAVAGAVREGVDAGEFAAADPDTVARSVVTAIDGALVRAVALDEDPATTRATIEVDLADRLDWTPGGDR
- the cofC gene encoding 2-phospho-L-lactate guanylyltransferase, whose protein sequence is MRAIVPFDARDPKTRLSVLFDADERRAFADVMLDHVVEALHAAGFEPTVLATAPVDRSDATVRVDDRSLSAAVNSVLDDWERPCAIVMADLGILTPNALDRFRATSGDVVVAPGRGGGTNALLVREPDVRVDYHGVSCRDHRAAARAVGASTTTVDSMRLATDIDEPSDLVEVLLHGSGRVHEWLRTHGVTLRADGGRVTVERS
- a CDS encoding tubulin/FtsZ family protein, translating into MKLAMIGFGQAGGKIVDKFLEYDERTGSNIVRSAVAVNTAKADLMGLERVPEENRVLIGQARVKGHGVGADNELGAEIAEEDIDEIQGAVDNIPVHEVDAFMIVAGLGGGTGSGGSPVLAKHLKRIYTEPVYGLGVLPGSDEGGIYTLNAARSFQTFVREVDNLLVFDNDAWRKTGESVESGYEQINDEIVTRFGILFGAGEVESHGEVAESVVDSSEIINTLASGGVSTVGYAAEEVEAQSSNGLLSKITGEGEDSMDSANTTNRITSLVRKAALGRLTLPCEITGAERALLVLSGPPRHLNRKGIERGRKWLEEQTGSMEVRGGDYPVSDSGFVASVILLSGVHNVPRIKELQQVAIEAQDNIDEIRAESEEHLEQLVEDDDDELDPLF